The genome window ATAACCAGTGGATGCTTGCCCAGCACCTTTGGCTGCAATCCAACCACCGACTGTTGAGAATTCGAATGATTGTGGGAAATGACCACAAGTATAACCACGTTCATTTAAATGTTTTTCTAAAACAGGACCGTATACGCCTGCTTCTACAGTCACAGTCGAATCAATTGCATTAAATTCAATGATACGATTCAAACGAGATAAATCTAATGAGATTCCACCTTTAGGAGCCTGTAATGCTTTTGTGACTGTCGAACCTGCCCCATAAGGAATCACTGGAATTTTACCTGCATTGGCAAGTGAAATGATCTCAATGACTTCCGCTTCATTTTTAGGAGAGACAACTACATCAACTACATCAGTCACTTCACCAAATCTTGCTTTATAAATTTCGGTATAAAACTTTCCAATAGAATGTCGAGCACGAGAAGGATCGTCTAACAAAACGTGGTCTTTCCCAACAATTTGTTTTAGTTTTGTGATGGTTGTTTGCGAAAGTTTAGATTTTTTTAAGGGGTTAAGTGGAAGTTCTCCTTTCGGCAGAGAAGCTTTGAATTCTTTATCAACGGGGAACTGCTCTTCCAAAAATTTTAAAGTATGTTCAGGCAGTTTTTCTTCTACATCGGGAGATCCCCATTTATAAATATCACGAGTTTGCATATTGGTAACCAAAGTCCTTATTTGTCCAAAATTTGAACCAAGTTCAATGTTTGACAATAAAAATAAAGTTTCTTTAAAAAAAACTTTATCCTCTCAGTTCTTTGATGTATTCAGCTCTTACTTGGTCTACAAATCCATTGGTTAAAGGTGTTCCGAATAATGCGGATAAGGTTTCCACTAGTACATCATCCAAATCAAATCCTGTGAGAATCCATTCTATCAGTTCAAATGTGATATCAAGTGCAGGTGTAGGATGAACTTTCGACTTCCCTTTAGCGATTGTTAACAACAATTCAGTGATTTGAGAAGGATTTTTCTCTTCGATGAAGTTACGAATCTCAGTAGGATATGAGACCATTAACTTTTGTTTGATGGCATTTGGTGTAAAAACAATCTGATCTTCCGTAAGATCCAATGCTTTTAATAAATGTTCTTTTAAATTTTTTTCTGAATGATGACTTTCTTGCCAAACAAGAAGGATTTTCTCTCCAACGAGAGAATCTTCGAAAGGTAAAAAAGGATAAGGTTTTTTATCCATATAATACCCAGGGGGTCGTCCACCTGGGTTCACAAACTAATTTATTTTTTAGGAGGCACAACTGCGTCTTTACAAGTCTTAGATAATGTGAATTTAACAACGGTTTTAGCAGGGATTACAATCGCTTCACCAGTTGCAGGGTTTCTACCTTTACGTTTTGGACGATTGCGTTTAACAAGTTTTCCTAAACCAGGGATCACAAATGCACCGTTTTTCTTAGTTTCTTTATAAGCAAGTTCAACAAAGGAGTCTAGGAACGCTGCTACGTTCTTTTTGGTCATACCAGTTGTTTCAGCAAGTTCGCTGAGCATTTCGGACTTCTTCATTGGGGTAGGAGTTGTTGCCATACTTTGATTTTCCTCTAAACCATTTAACGGTTACACATTATTTACAAAACTACATGATTTGGTACAAGACTAAATTGATTTTGGATACAATTTTTCTGCAAATTTCCTAAGAAAAACGAAGTTTTTTTAAAAAAACCTTTATTTCCCTAAGGAAAATGGGAATTTCTTCCAAAACTCATGGCTTCCACCAAGTATAAAAAGGTCGTAGTGGTCTTCAAACGTACCAAATACGAATTAGATTTGGAAACTTATGGCTCCATCCAGGCCTATAAAGAAGTGGCGCGTCAAAATCCAGAAGTCTTTCAAAGGACTTTTGAATCACATGAAAGGCAATTAGAGTCTCGTAACTTTTTAAAATCCCATGTTTTCCCCAATGCAGACTTTGTATTTCGTGAAAACTTTGATCCAGAAGATGGAACCAAGTATGATTTGAT of Leptospira mtsangambouensis contains these proteins:
- a CDS encoding VanZ family protein; translation: MDKKPYPFLPFEDSLVGEKILLVWQESHHSEKNLKEHLLKALDLTEDQIVFTPNAIKQKLMVSYPTEIRNFIEEKNPSQITELLLTIAKGKSKVHPTPALDITFELIEWILTGFDLDDVLVETLSALFGTPLTNGFVDQVRAEYIKELRG
- a CDS encoding HU family DNA-binding protein; this encodes MATTPTPMKKSEMLSELAETTGMTKKNVAAFLDSFVELAYKETKKNGAFVIPGLGKLVKRNRPKRKGRNPATGEAIVIPAKTVVKFTLSKTCKDAVVPPKK